A portion of the Myxococcus stipitatus genome contains these proteins:
- a CDS encoding SIMPL domain-containing protein translates to MLQSRPLRSLLLTAALLTSLGAVAQPAPPPRPPVDPSVRTLRVEGTGEVKAQPDEAFIDLAVETLASTAKAAGEQNAKKMEKVIAALTGAGIHRKEIQTRNYSVYPDYAPPAPNETEPKLRGYRVSNVVSVHVTELSRVGSLLDQALAAGANRVDQVRFGLARQDTVQGEALRQAVTRARKSAEVLAASLGVKLGAVVDASTVTAPPQLYPARFAMAEMASDARVATSIQPEEQTVQAKVTLVYLIEAAR, encoded by the coding sequence ATGCTCCAGTCCCGACCCCTGCGTTCCCTGCTTCTCACCGCGGCCCTGCTCACCTCGCTGGGGGCGGTGGCCCAGCCCGCGCCGCCGCCGCGTCCCCCGGTCGACCCGTCCGTGCGCACGCTGCGCGTCGAGGGCACCGGCGAGGTGAAGGCGCAGCCCGACGAGGCCTTCATCGACCTGGCGGTGGAGACGCTGGCGTCCACCGCGAAGGCGGCGGGTGAGCAGAACGCGAAGAAGATGGAGAAGGTCATCGCGGCGCTGACGGGCGCGGGCATCCACCGCAAGGAAATCCAGACGCGCAACTACTCGGTGTACCCGGACTACGCCCCGCCCGCGCCCAACGAGACGGAGCCGAAGCTGCGTGGCTACCGCGTGAGCAACGTGGTGAGCGTGCACGTCACGGAGCTGTCGCGCGTGGGCAGCCTGCTGGACCAGGCGCTGGCCGCGGGCGCCAACCGGGTGGACCAGGTGCGCTTCGGGCTGGCCCGGCAGGACACGGTGCAGGGCGAGGCGCTGCGCCAGGCGGTGACCCGGGCGCGCAAGTCCGCCGAGGTGCTGGCCGCGTCGCTGGGCGTGAAGCTGGGCGCGGTGGTGGACGCGAGCACGGTGACCGCGCCGCCGCAGCTCTACCCGGCGCGCTTCGCGATGGCGGAGATGGCGTCCGACGCCCGGGTGGCCACGTCCATCCAGCCGGAGGAGCAGACGGTGCAGGCGAAGGTCACGCTCGTCTACCTCATCGAGGCCGCGCGCTGA